A window from Candidatus Tectomicrobia bacterium encodes these proteins:
- a CDS encoding aminotransferase class III-fold pyridoxal phosphate-dependent enzyme codes for MARPAAPPKLEDAYAEALPASRALFERARRLFPDAVTHDVRRMQPFPLYVERAEGALKWDADGNRYIDYWMGHGALLHGHNPPLVRDAAREQLMRGTHYGASHEKEIEWAEWVCRLVPSAERVRFTASGTEATHMALRLVRAFTGKRHIVKFAGHFHGWHEGLEIGVHPPYEAEPEAGQLPEVVALVTVLPPNDLAAVRARLSKGDVAAVIAEPTGSHFGAVPMPASFLHGLREETRKAGALLIFDEVVTGFRVAPGGAQEKIGVRPDVTTLAKILSGGLPGGAVCGREDVLAYLATKPDPEENRRKKISHHGTFNGNPLSAAAGAAMLASVADGSAIRLANQQAARLRHGMNEALAREKVAWKVYGEHSDWKIFFGADAPPRDGADQDVSRVDWRRLDARHPAKSRALRQALILNGVDFNGGRALVSTAHTDELIHETLAAFEAAIKTVKEEGLA; via the coding sequence ATGGCCCGGCCCGCCGCCCCGCCCAAGCTCGAGGACGCCTACGCCGAGGCCCTGCCCGCCTCGCGGGCCCTCTTCGAGCGCGCCCGCCGCCTCTTCCCGGACGCCGTCACCCACGACGTGCGCCGGATGCAGCCCTTCCCCCTCTACGTCGAGCGGGCCGAGGGCGCCCTCAAGTGGGACGCGGACGGCAACCGCTACATCGATTACTGGATGGGCCACGGCGCCCTCCTCCACGGCCACAACCCGCCCCTCGTCCGGGACGCCGCCCGCGAGCAGCTCATGCGGGGCACCCACTACGGGGCCTCCCACGAGAAGGAGATCGAGTGGGCCGAGTGGGTGTGCCGGCTCGTCCCGAGCGCCGAGCGGGTGCGCTTCACCGCCTCGGGCACCGAGGCCACCCACATGGCGCTGCGCCTGGTGCGCGCCTTCACCGGCAAGCGCCACATCGTCAAGTTCGCGGGCCACTTTCACGGCTGGCACGAGGGCCTGGAGATCGGCGTCCACCCGCCCTACGAGGCCGAGCCCGAGGCGGGCCAGCTCCCCGAGGTGGTGGCGCTGGTCACGGTGCTGCCCCCGAACGACCTGGCCGCGGTCCGGGCCCGGCTCTCGAAGGGCGACGTGGCCGCCGTCATCGCCGAGCCCACGGGGAGCCACTTCGGCGCCGTGCCCATGCCGGCCTCCTTCCTGCACGGGTTGCGCGAGGAGACCCGGAAGGCGGGCGCGCTCCTCATCTTCGACGAGGTGGTGACGGGCTTCCGGGTGGCCCCGGGCGGGGCCCAGGAGAAGATCGGGGTGAGGCCCGACGTGACCACCCTCGCCAAGATCCTCTCGGGGGGCCTCCCGGGCGGGGCCGTCTGCGGGCGCGAGGACGTGCTGGCTTATCTCGCCACCAAGCCCGACCCGGAGGAGAACCGCCGCAAGAAGATCTCCCACCACGGCACCTTCAACGGCAACCCCCTCTCGGCGGCGGCCGGCGCCGCCATGCTGGCCTCGGTGGCGGACGGCTCGGCCATCCGCCTGGCGAACCAGCAAGCCGCCCGGCTGCGCCACGGGATGAACGAGGCCCTGGCCCGGGAGAAGGTGGCCTGGAAAGTGTACGGAGAGCACAGCGACTGGAAGATCTTCTTCGGCGCGGACGCCCCGCCCCGGGACGGCGCGGATCAGGACGTGAGCCGGGTGGACTGGCGCCGCCTGGACGCCCGCCATCCCGCCAAGAGCCGGGCGCTGCGCCAGGCCCTCATCCTGAACGGGGTGGACTTCAACGGGGGCCGCGCCCTGGTGAGCACCGCCCACACCGACGAGCTCATCCACGAGACCCTCGCCGCCTTCGAGGCCGCGATCAAGACGGTGAAGGAGGAGGGGCTGGCGTAG
- a CDS encoding DUF2442 domain-containing protein: MTHPVHKVTSFEIAGPYRLRVEFADGLSRTIDFRPVLEGELYGPLRDPRVFNAVSLDPEVHTLVWPNGADFDPATLHDWSEHEAAMAALAKRWAISADSGKRAG; the protein is encoded by the coding sequence ATGACCCATCCGGTGCACAAGGTGACGTCGTTCGAGATCGCCGGGCCGTACCGCCTCCGCGTCGAGTTTGCCGACGGGCTCTCGCGCACGATTGATTTCCGCCCGGTCCTGGAAGGCGAGCTCTACGGGCCGCTGCGGGACCCCCGGGTGTTCAACGCGGTGTCGCTGGACCCAGAGGTCCACACCCTGGTCTGGCCCAACGGGGCGGACTTCGATCCCGCGACCCTGCACGACTGGTCGGAGCACGAGGCGGCGATGGCGGCCCTGGCGAAGCGGTGGGCCATCTCGGCGGATTCTGGTAAGCGCGCGGGCTGA
- a CDS encoding helix-turn-helix transcriptional regulator: protein MIRVTEATDKVFKALADPSRRELLDRLHANNGQTLSELCADLDMTRQAVAKHLALLEAANLVATAWRGREKLHYLNPVPIHEIYERWIGKYERHRLRVLHELKKGIEEKDE, encoded by the coding sequence ATGATCAGAGTTACCGAGGCAACAGACAAGGTTTTCAAGGCGCTCGCCGATCCGAGCCGGAGGGAGTTGCTCGACCGCCTGCACGCGAACAACGGCCAAACTCTGAGCGAACTCTGCGCCGACCTGGACATGACGCGGCAGGCGGTGGCCAAGCACCTCGCGCTGCTGGAGGCGGCCAACCTCGTCGCCACGGCATGGCGCGGCCGCGAGAAGCTGCACTACCTCAACCCGGTGCCCATCCACGAGATCTACGAGCGCTGGATCGGCAAGTACGAGCGCCACCGGCTGCGCGTACTCCATGAACTCAAAAAGGGCATCGAAGAGAAGGATGAATAA
- a CDS encoding SRPBCC family protein codes for MNKLGFVYVTYIATTPEKLWEALTSGDFTLLYYWSGRRVQSVWMPGSPVRHTKEDGSLDWQGEVLQADPPKLLSYTFDVAMGGEGRRERPSRVTFEIIPFMGHVKLTLTHGGFEPGSKVLPGISRGWPAILSSLKSLLEGGKALFPLLTNCR; via the coding sequence ATGAATAAGCTCGGCTTTGTCTATGTGACTTACATCGCGACCACCCCGGAGAAGCTGTGGGAGGCTTTGACCAGCGGCGACTTCACCCTTCTGTACTATTGGAGCGGGCGCCGCGTTCAGTCCGTATGGATGCCGGGTTCTCCCGTGAGGCATACCAAGGAAGACGGGTCGTTGGACTGGCAGGGGGAAGTGCTCCAGGCGGATCCACCGAAGCTGCTGTCCTACACATTCGATGTCGCGATGGGTGGCGAGGGACGCCGCGAACGGCCGTCACGGGTAACCTTCGAAATCATTCCGTTCATGGGTCATGTGAAGCTGACACTCACGCACGGCGGCTTCGAGCCCGGGAGCAAGGTGCTCCCGGGAATCAGCCGGGGATGGCCCGCGATCCTGTCGAGCCTCAAGAGCCTGCTCGAAGGTGGGAAGGCACTCTTTCCTTTACTAACTAACTGTAGGTAA
- a CDS encoding SRPBCC family protein produces the protein MNADQHKPKSIYVTYIGTTPEKLWTALTGAEFTKQYFFGGRMESDWKVGSLWRLLMEDGRVASQGKVLECDPPLRLSISWHEEFGHLPEAIITFQIDPLGEVVRLTMTESNPEPINDKLVEGGHRSWPVILSGLKNLLETDRPPSKFDMSA, from the coding sequence ATGAATGCAGATCAACATAAGCCCAAGAGCATCTACGTCACCTACATCGGCACGACACCCGAGAAGCTATGGACGGCGCTGACCGGCGCCGAATTCACGAAACAGTATTTCTTCGGCGGGCGCATGGAGTCGGACTGGAAGGTGGGTTCGCTCTGGAGGCTATTGATGGAGGACGGCCGGGTGGCCTCGCAAGGCAAGGTGCTGGAATGTGATCCGCCACTCCGGCTCTCGATCTCCTGGCACGAGGAATTCGGGCACTTGCCCGAGGCGATCATCACGTTTCAGATCGATCCCCTGGGCGAGGTCGTGCGGCTCACGATGACCGAATCCAACCCAGAGCCCATCAACGACAAGCTCGTGGAGGGCGGGCACCGCAGCTGGCCGGTGATCTTGAGCGGGCTGAAGAACCTTCTGGAGACGGACCGCCCGCCGTCGAAGTTCGACATGTCGGCCTAG
- a CDS encoding sterol desaturase family protein — protein sequence MPDIPIYTAGGVAGLFLILVLVERRFPLRPPMRALLPRLALNLVFSALAFLTAALVVRPAGASWLQWADERAFGFLHFPFIPEGARPLLGFLLMDLSFYYWHVLNHRVPLLWRFHNVHHLDPDLDVSTGFRFHFGEVVLSAAFRVVQVTAIGLSAWTYLAYELAFQANTLFHHSNVRLPIGIERALSWVLVTPRMHGIHHSQVRGETNSNYSVVFSWWDRLHRSIGLDIPQANLVIGVPGYARPEDNRFWSLVLAPFRAQRDYWRAPDGTVPPPETRSRRDRRHRLAE from the coding sequence ATGCCTGACATTCCCATCTACACCGCGGGCGGGGTGGCCGGGCTGTTCCTGATCCTGGTGCTGGTGGAGCGGCGGTTCCCCCTGCGCCCGCCCATGCGGGCCCTCCTGCCGCGGCTCGCGCTGAACCTGGTGTTCTCGGCCCTGGCCTTCCTGACGGCGGCGCTCGTCGTGCGCCCCGCGGGGGCCTCGTGGCTCCAGTGGGCGGACGAGCGCGCCTTCGGGTTTCTCCACTTCCCCTTCATCCCCGAGGGGGCCCGTCCCCTCCTGGGGTTTTTGCTGATGGACCTGAGCTTCTACTACTGGCATGTGCTGAACCACCGCGTCCCCCTCCTCTGGCGCTTCCACAACGTGCATCACCTGGACCCGGACCTGGACGTCTCGACGGGCTTCCGCTTCCACTTCGGCGAGGTGGTCCTCTCGGCCGCCTTCCGGGTGGTGCAGGTGACGGCCATCGGCCTCTCGGCCTGGACCTACCTGGCCTACGAGCTGGCCTTCCAGGCGAACACCCTCTTCCACCACAGCAACGTGCGGCTCCCCATCGGGATCGAGCGCGCCCTGAGCTGGGTGCTCGTCACCCCGCGGATGCACGGCATCCACCACTCCCAGGTGCGCGGCGAGACGAACTCGAACTACTCCGTCGTCTTCTCGTGGTGGGACCGCCTCCACCGCAGCATCGGGTTGGACATCCCGCAGGCGAACCTCGTGATCGGGGTGCCGGGCTACGCGCGCCCCGAGGACAACCGCTTCTGGAGCCTGGTGCTGGCGCCCTTCCGCGCGCAGCGGGACTACTGGCGCGCGCCCGACGGGACGGTTCCTCCGCCCGAGACCCGCTCCCGCCGGGATCGCCGCCACCGGCTGGCGGAGTGA
- a CDS encoding ZIP family metal transporter translates to MMPDWNQVLLVFLYASVTAVATGLGALPFLFVRNVSGRVVAYANAVAAGLMLGASFGLLIEGTAHGAVQTLAGAGIGVVFILVAGRMLHHHDMDFGAVKGAGAKQIFLIIAVMTVHSFSEGVAVGVAFGGGEALAALITIAIAVHNIPEGLAISAVMRPKGASVLSCALWSVFSSLPQPLMAVPAFLFVEAFRPVLPYGLGFAAGAMVFMVFLELLPEAYEQASRPSVGLLVSLTLGAMILFQRYI, encoded by the coding sequence ATGATGCCGGACTGGAACCAGGTGCTCCTCGTCTTCCTCTACGCCTCCGTCACCGCCGTGGCGACGGGGCTGGGGGCGCTGCCCTTCCTCTTCGTGCGGAACGTCTCTGGCCGCGTGGTGGCCTACGCCAACGCCGTGGCGGCGGGCCTCATGCTGGGCGCGAGCTTCGGCCTCCTCATCGAGGGCACCGCGCACGGGGCCGTCCAGACCCTGGCGGGGGCGGGCATCGGCGTGGTCTTCATCCTCGTGGCGGGGCGGATGCTGCACCACCACGACATGGACTTCGGCGCCGTCAAGGGGGCGGGGGCGAAGCAGATCTTCCTCATCATCGCCGTGATGACCGTCCACTCCTTCTCCGAGGGGGTGGCGGTGGGCGTGGCCTTCGGGGGCGGCGAGGCCCTGGCCGCCCTCATCACCATCGCCATCGCGGTCCACAATATCCCCGAGGGCCTGGCCATCAGCGCCGTCATGCGCCCCAAGGGGGCGAGCGTCCTCTCCTGCGCCCTCTGGAGCGTCTTCTCCTCGCTGCCCCAGCCCCTCATGGCCGTGCCGGCCTTCCTCTTCGTCGAGGCCTTCCGGCCCGTGCTCCCCTACGGCCTTGGGTTCGCGGCGGGGGCCATGGTCTTCATGGTCTTCCTCGAGCTCCTGCCCGAGGCCTACGAGCAGGCGAGCCGGCCCTCCGTGGGCCTCCTCGTGAGCCTCACGCTCGGGGCGATGATTTTGTTCCAGAGGTATATCTAG
- a CDS encoding ZIP family metal transporter yields MLVVLLFSAVAAATAAGGAVPFLALGRVPMRTLGMAYALASGLMLGAGYLLLEAGLKDKGHSAVVLMSGAALGVLYTYWTHWFSRTGEMESIPSGEIPPGLGYKIVLLNALHSASEGVAIGAGMALSTRMGVFLALSLAVHNIAEAVTLTSVLLRREVRLGEAALLCVITNVPQILLAVTAFAVVSAARGLLPWALGFAAGALAYLVLTELLPDSYRQASHTWVAAAVSFSTGMVILLKGFFA; encoded by the coding sequence GTGCTGGTCGTCCTGCTCTTTTCGGCCGTCGCGGCCGCCACGGCCGCGGGCGGGGCGGTGCCCTTCCTCGCCCTGGGCCGGGTGCCGATGCGCACCCTGGGGATGGCCTACGCCCTGGCCTCGGGCCTCATGCTGGGGGCGGGCTATCTTCTCCTCGAGGCGGGCCTGAAGGATAAGGGCCACTCCGCCGTGGTCCTGATGAGCGGGGCGGCGCTGGGGGTGCTCTACACCTACTGGACCCACTGGTTCTCCCGGACCGGAGAGATGGAGAGCATCCCCTCCGGGGAGATACCGCCGGGGCTGGGCTACAAGATCGTGCTCCTGAACGCCCTCCACTCCGCCTCGGAGGGGGTGGCCATCGGGGCGGGGATGGCGCTGAGCACGCGGATGGGCGTCTTCCTCGCCCTCTCGCTGGCCGTGCACAACATCGCCGAGGCGGTCACGCTGACCTCGGTCCTCCTGAGGCGGGAGGTCCGGCTGGGGGAGGCGGCGCTCCTCTGCGTCATCACGAACGTGCCCCAGATCCTCCTCGCGGTGACCGCCTTCGCCGTGGTGAGCGCCGCGCGGGGCCTGCTGCCCTGGGCGCTGGGCTTCGCGGCGGGGGCGCTGGCCTACCTCGTCCTGACCGAGCTCCTCCCGGACTCCTACCGGCAGGCGAGCCACACCTGGGTGGCCGCCGCCGTGAGCTTCTCGACGGGGATGGTGATCCTCCTCAAGGGGTTCTTCGCGTAG
- a CDS encoding radical SAM protein: MLTQKTLHKLAVLGGQSFDDREGLPRAGLPRHFPGSDTPAIFPIVLSGQVMPLLSTMMTNACSYDCAYCPMRASRDMPRYAFSPEELAGAFTALRQDGRAEALFLTSGVPGSGVKGVDRMIAAAEILRGKHGFEGYIHLKMLPGAEPAQIERAARLATRLSINLEAATEPGLRAMAPEKELAEDLLPALRRMGAMARERRLEARERRPGGAPLSRGPQAAGRLGWPGGSALAAGVTTQFIVGASGESDAQVLRASHALQREGLLHHSHFSAFVPVEQTPMEGAPAEPKLREHRLYQAEHLLREYRFPFEELPLGETGDLPLDEDPKLAWARRHPEFFPVEITTAGLEALLRVPGVGPVWAKRLVEARRRVHLRGFEDLARLGKIRRSAAGWLTLRGRRLGPAPARESQMPLLLPREPKRPSRPSQRDLPPCAFR; this comes from the coding sequence ATGCTCACCCAGAAGACACTCCACAAGCTCGCCGTCCTCGGCGGCCAGTCCTTCGACGACCGCGAGGGCCTCCCCCGCGCCGGCTTGCCCCGCCACTTCCCCGGCTCGGACACCCCCGCTATCTTCCCCATCGTCCTCTCGGGCCAAGTCATGCCGCTGCTCTCGACCATGATGACGAACGCCTGTAGCTACGACTGCGCCTACTGCCCCATGCGCGCCTCGCGCGACATGCCCCGCTACGCCTTCTCCCCCGAGGAGCTGGCCGGGGCCTTCACGGCCCTCCGCCAGGACGGGCGGGCCGAGGCCCTCTTCCTCACGAGCGGGGTGCCCGGCAGCGGGGTAAAGGGGGTGGACCGCATGATCGCGGCGGCCGAGATCCTCCGCGGGAAGCACGGCTTCGAGGGCTACATCCACCTCAAGATGCTCCCCGGCGCCGAGCCCGCCCAGATCGAGCGCGCCGCCCGGCTCGCCACCCGCCTCTCGATCAATCTCGAGGCCGCCACCGAGCCGGGCCTCCGCGCCATGGCCCCCGAGAAGGAGCTGGCGGAGGACCTCCTCCCCGCCCTCCGGCGCATGGGGGCGATGGCCCGCGAGCGCCGCCTGGAGGCGCGGGAGCGGCGCCCGGGGGGCGCCCCCCTCTCCCGGGGTCCCCAGGCGGCGGGCCGCCTGGGGTGGCCCGGCGGGAGCGCCCTCGCCGCGGGCGTCACCACCCAGTTCATCGTGGGGGCGAGCGGGGAGAGCGACGCCCAGGTGCTCCGGGCCTCCCACGCCCTCCAGCGCGAGGGCCTGCTGCACCACTCCCACTTCAGCGCCTTCGTGCCCGTCGAGCAGACCCCGATGGAGGGGGCGCCCGCCGAGCCCAAGCTCCGCGAGCACCGCCTCTACCAGGCGGAGCACCTCCTGCGCGAGTACCGCTTCCCCTTCGAGGAGCTCCCCCTCGGGGAGACAGGGGACCTTCCCCTGGACGAGGACCCCAAGCTGGCCTGGGCGCGGCGCCACCCGGAGTTCTTCCCGGTCGAGATCACGACGGCGGGCCTGGAGGCCCTCCTGCGGGTGCCGGGGGTGGGGCCGGTCTGGGCGAAGCGGCTGGTCGAGGCGCGGCGGAGGGTGCATCTCAGGGGCTTCGAGGACCTGGCGCGGCTGGGCAAGATCCGCCGGAGCGCGGCCGGCTGGCTCACCCTCCGCGGCAGGCGCCTGGGCCCGGCCCCGGCGCGGGAGTCCCAGATGCCGCTCCTCCTCCCGCGCGAGCCCAAGCGCCCGAGCCGGCCCTCCCAGCGGGACCTGCCGCCCTGCGCGTTCCGGTGA